The nucleotide window TTCGATCCATTCGAAGCTGCTGCTGGAAGCCGCCAAGCACGGCGTGGGCCTCATCATCTGCGAGAACTTCAAGCCTGCCTCACTCGTCCTCCCCGCCAATCGTGCCACGGACACGCTTCTCACCCGAGCCCAAGCCTACATCCCGGCCCAGTTGAAGCAGCGACTATGGCAAAAGACGATCGATTCAAAATGCATGAACCAGTTTTCGCTGGCGGCAGAACTGGCACCCGGGGACGAACGGTTGGAGCGACTTGGCAAGCTGGCGCGGGGAAGGTTCGCATCAAAGGAGGCCGAATGCGCGAAAGCGTTCTGGCGGATCTACGCGGACCGGGTGGCGGAGACAGACGATTTCCGGCGTCGACGCGATGGAGACGGCCCCAATCCGCTGCTCAATTACGGCTATGCGGTTTTGCTGTCCACCGTCCTGCAAAACCTCTTTGCCGTCGGACTGGATCCGACTTTCGGGATTGCCCACGCCACGCGGGAAAACTCCACACCGTTGGCCTACGATCTCATGGAGCCCTTTCGCCCCTGCGTCGATTGGCGGGTGGCGGACTGGATCCGGCGGCATCCCGATGAGAAGGACTGGCAGGTTACCCGCGAATTCCGCCAGTGGGTGACGGCCTTCCCGCTGGAGAAGGTGGACTATTTTGATCTCACGCTCGATATCCGAGGCGTCATTGAAGGAGCCGTCCGTTCCTTCCGCCAAGCGGTAACCACCGCCCAATCCGGCCCCTACCGGCCATGGACCCGAACCACTACAAAATGGGCTGGCTGATGGTCGCCTTTGACCTGCCGGTCAAAACGAAAGCGGAACGGAAACGGGCCACCGATTTCCGGAAGTTCCTGCTCGATGATGGCTTCCAGATGATCCAGTTCAGCGTCTACGCCCGGCCCTGCGTGACCTTCGCCAGACAAGAAACCCACCTCCGGCGCATCCGGCTGGCTGTTCCTGAAGAAGGTTCGATCCGCGCGATCTACATCACCAAAGCCCAGTGGGAACGGGCCTACATCATCCACGGAAAACCGGCCAAAGAAGCCCCTCCAGAAGAAATTCCGGAACAAATCCAGCTCTGGTGAACCTTTCTCCGTTTTCCATAAATAGCTACAAATCACTGGAAATGAATACCGAGCAGGCGACCTAGAGTCGCCTGCTCGGTTTCTGAATCAAGGCAAAGCTGCTTCAAGCCGGGCCTTTTCTGCGGCTTCAGAGTCGCCTGCTCGGTTTCTGAATCAAGGCAAAGCTGCTTCAAGCCGGGCCTTTTCTGCGGCTTCAGAGTCGCCTGCTCGGTTTCTGAATCAAGGCAAAGCCGCGCACGTCGCGCAGGTAGCGGTCCGCCTAGAGTCGCCTGCTCGGTTTCTGAATCAAGGCAAAGCACGGAGGGCGGCCGCGTGCCGCGCTGCTGCAGAGTCGCCTGCTCGGTTTCTGAATCAAGGCAAAGCTGCTGGTGGATGCAGATGGTGCCACGCTCAAGAGTCGCCTGCTCGGTTTCTGAATCAAGGCAAAGCGCACAGGGCCAGCAGGATCGAGGCGGCGAAAGAGTCGCCTGCTCGGTTTCTGAATCAAGGCAAAGCCGGAACCTCCACCGCACCCGCCGGTGCCTCAGAGTCGCCTGCTCGGTTTCTGAATCAAGGCAAAGCGGGAGCCGCGGGCTTGGTAGCGGTGCCGAGAGAGTCGCCTGCTCGGTTTCTGAATCAAGGCAAAGCCGGCAAGCTGGTAGGCTTGAAGGGAGGCAAAGAGTCGCCTGCTCGGTTTCTGAATCAAGGCAAAGCCGGCCTGCTGCACGCCTGTCGCGGGAAGCGAGAGTCGCCTGCTCGGTTTCTGAATCAAGGCAAAGCAATAGTATTGATCGGCAGTCCAAGTGTTGAAGAGTCGCCTGCTCGGTTTCTGAATCAAGGCAAAGCAGGGCGGCCTTTTCCTGTTCACTGGCGGCGAGAGTCGCCTGCTCGGTTTCTGAATCAAGGCAAAGCGAAGGAGTCAATGCGCATGCAGGATGTTGGAGAGTCGCCTGCTCGGTTTCTGAATCAAGGCAAAGCCGAGCTTGGGAAAACGCGATCCACTCCCGCAGAGTCGCCTGCTCGGTTTCTGAATCAAGGCAAAGCAATAGCAGTCCCGGCCCGGTCTGGATGTGCAGAGTCGCCTGCTCGGTTTCTGAATCAAGGCAAAGCATTCCCTATCCATTCGGGGACAACATCGACAGAGTCGCCTGCTCGGTTTCTGAATCAAGGCAAAGCTGAACATCGCCCTCCCACTCGCTGGCGGTGAGAGTCGCCTGCTCGGTTTCTGAATCAAGGCAAAGCGATGGCGTCATAGAGGTTCAGGCGGGCATCAGAGTCGCCTGCTCGGTTTCTGAATCAAGGCAAAGCCCAGACGTTGAACTGGTGTTGTTCCAGGTAGAGTCGCCTGCTCGGTTTCTGAATCAAGGCAAAGCGGCTTCCGCGATCTTCTTGCGGAGACCTTCAGAGTCGCCTGCTCGGTTTCTGAATCAAGGCAAAGCCGCAGCATGCATGGCCTTCCTCGATCTGAAAGAGTCGCCTGCTCGGTTTCTGAATCAAGGCAAAGCCGTCGCCGGTCAATCCAATGCGGAAAATTCAGAGTCGCCTGCTCGGTTTCTGAATCAAGGCAAAGCGGAAACTCCGGTGGCAATCCCGGCAGCGGCAGAGTCGCCTGCTCGGTTTCTGAATCAAGGCAAAGCTAGATGCGGTGACCACATCACCTTGGATCGGAGAGTCGCCTGCTCGGTTTCTGAATCAAGGCAAAGCACTTCACGTCCACCCCGCTCGCGATGTAGGAGAGTCGCCTGCTCGGTTTCTGAATCAAGGCAAAGCAACCGGCGGTGAAGTCTCTCCGTTTTCTTTAGAGTCGCCTGCTCGGTTTCTGAATCAAGGCAAAGCAGCCGGAAGCGAACAACGCGGACGCGGCGCAGAGTCGCCTGCTCGGTTTCTGAATCAAGGCAAAGCACTTCACGTCCACCCCGCTCGCGATGTAGGAGAGTCGCCTGCTCGGTTTCTGAATCAAGGCAAAGCAACCGGCGGTGAAGTCTCTCCGTTTTCTTTAGAGTCGCCTGCTCGGTTTCTGAATCAAGGCAAAGCAGCCGGAAGCGAACAACGCGGACGCGGCGCAGAGTCGCCTGCTCGGTTTCTGAATCAAGGCAAAGCAGGACTGCTGCGTTCCTCGGAGATCACCCTAGAGTCGCCTGCTCGGTTTCTGAATCAAGGCAAAGCAACTCGGAGCGGGCATCCTTCGTGGATTGCAGAGTCGCCTGCTCGGTTTCTGAATCAAGGCAAAGCCAAGGTGCCGACCATCGCGCGGCTACACCAAGAGTCGCCTGCTCGGTTTCTGAATCAAGGCAAAGCTGGAGCCGTGAGCGACGGCCGTGTAGGTGAAGAGTCGCCTGCTCGGTTTCTGAATCAAGGCAAAGCAGGCGATTCGCTGACGATTTCCGGGAAATGAGAGTCGCCTGCTCGGTTTCTGAATCAAGGCAAAGCCGACCGGCCACAACCATCGATGCGGATGGTAGAGTCGCCTGCTCGGTTTCTGAATCAAGGCAAAGCGGTCGGCACCTTCGCCTATGCGCCCGCGCAGAGTCGCCTGCTCGGTTTCTGAATCAAGGCAAAGCCACCACCGGTGCCGCCGAGCGAACTACGGCAGAGTCGCCTGCTCGGTTTCTGAATCAAGGCAAAGCGTGCCGGGTTCCTTCCCGTCGCTCTGATGAAGAGTCGCCTGCTCGGTTTCTGAATCAAGGCAAAGCTCCTCCCTCTACTTCGAAGAACCCGAGGCAAGAGTCGCCTGCTCGGTTTCTGAATCAAGGCAAAGCTCTCGTCAACCTCCCAAACCTGCCAGCCTTAGAGTCGCCTGCTCGGTTTCTGAATCAAGGCAAAGCTGGCGGTTGATCGCTTCCGCTCCGGCGGGAAGAGTCGCCTGCTCGGTTTCTGAATCAAGGCAAAGCTGCAATACAAGCGCACGGTCGCCCTTGAGCAGAGTCGCCTGCTCGGTTTCTGAATCAAGGCAAAGCATGAATATCCTTTCACTTCACGTCATCTATAGAGTCGCCTGCTCGGTTTCTGAATCAAGGCAAAGCCGGTTCTGGCCCGGGCGCAACTGGCACAACAGAGTCGCCTGCTCGGTTTCTGAATCAAGGCAAAGCGATACAGCGCGCCATCCGCCGTCAGCGCCGAGAGTCGCCTGCTCGGTTTCAAATATCTTTAATATCTTTCACCCGATCAAATCCCCGATCGAGCCGAAGTCCGGCATGAAGAGGCGTTTGTAGGTGCGGGCGGCGTAGCCGTCCGTCATGCCGGCGAGAAAGTCGCAGACGAGGCGTGCGCGGCCGTTCTCGTCCGGAGCGGCGGTGATTTCCGAAACGGTGTCGGCGGCGAGAAGCTGGAAGTCCTGGCCGTCGATGGTTTCGCCGCGGACGTAGCGCTGGCCGAGCACTTCCCAAAGCTGGCGCAGCATGCGGCTGCCCTTGTGCTCGAGCTGCTTGAGCTGCGGTGAGAGGAACACCACCTCGAAGGCGAGCTTCTTGAAGAGCTTCGACTCCGCCTTCACATCCGGATCGATGGCGAGGTGGTAGCGATAGCGGTTGGTGAGGCCGCTGAGAAAGTTCACGTCCGACTCCAGACGGGTGGCCTGGATGTAGGAGCCGATGCGACGGCCGACGAGCGGATCGACACGCTTGCGGCGGATCGCGCGGATGAGATCGCCGAGCGGGGTGCCCTCGCCTTTTTCCACGCCGTTCGCCTCCGCCCACGCCTCAATCTTCGAGATCGTGAGGAATCCGGCGCGGACGCTGTCGGAGAGGTCGTTCAGCGAATAGGCGGTGTCGTCCGCCCAGTCCATGATCTGGCACTCGATCGACTTGAAGCCATCCCGCACCGGGCCGGGTGGCAGCTCCAACGGAAAATCGTTCCCGCCCATCGCCCAGTCGAGATGATGGTGCTGCTCGTCGTAGAGGAAATGATGCTCCGGCTCGGCACCGGTGGCGGCCTTCAGCTCGGTCCAGAGCGATTTGTATTTCAGCACGCCATCCATGAAGGCGCGGGTCGGATCCATGCCGGTTCGGCGGGCGGAGAAGATGCGGTCGGTAAGCAGGCGCAGCGTCTGGGCATTTCCCTCGAAGCCACCATGGCCGCGCATCAGGAAATTCAGCGTGCGCTCGCCAGCATGACCGAAGGGCGGGTGGCCGAGGTCGTGCGACAGGCACACGGCCTCGACGAGATCCTGATCGACGGTGTAGTCCGGCTCCAACGGACCGTCCGGACGCGTCTCCAACCAGTGGCAGATCGCCTTGCCGATCTGGGCCACCTCCAGCGAGTGGGTCAGGCGGGTGCGGTAGAAATCGTATTCCCCGCTCCAGAAGACCTGGGTCTTGTTTTGCAACCGTCGGAAGGTGGGCGTGTGCAGGACGCGGTCGCGGTCGATCTGGAAAGGCGAGCGGTAGTCGCCCTCGTCCGTTTTGCCGGAGCGGCGTTCGAAATCCCAAGCCTGATAGAAGCGGTTGCGCATCCCGTGCATTCGTAGAGGGCCGGGGCGCGGCGGGCAACCGAATCCGTGGCGGGCCGCTCCGGATCGACCCCGGTAGGTCCAGTGGAAAGATCCCCCGATTTTTTCAGAGAATCCCGGAAATGTGATGAAACAATGGAAGGAAATCCCGGTAGTAAACCGAAGTGTTCCGGACTCTTTTTTGATCCCTTTTCAAGATTCTCCCCATGAAATCCAGCCCGATCAAACGACTCTTCTTCTGGCTCTCCGGCGCGGGCACCGAAACGCTCGAGCAATGCCCGGCCTGGGAGCAGCGCAAATACGTCGCCTTCGGCGCCACCGTGCTGGTGCCCTGCGCGTTCGCCTTCATCGCCTGCGCCTACGCCCTCTCCACCCTCACCCAGAACCCGCAGGTGATCTATCCGGTGGCGGCGGTGTGGGCGTTCATCATTCTAACGATCGACCGCGCCCTGATCGCGGGCTACCGGCCCTATCTCTCATGGACGCGGAAGTTGTCCCAGTTCGCGCTGCGTCTATGCGTGGCGGTGCTGATGGGACTGACCATCGCCCACCCGCTGGTGCTGCTCCTTTTCCGCGACACCGTCTCCGCGGTGATCGAGAAGGACCGCGCCGCCGAGGTGGAGACCGTGCGTGGCGGATTCGAAAACGAGAAGACGAAGATCCGCGGGGAGATCACCAAGCTGGAAACCGCCATCGCCGAGCAGCGCCAGAAGTGGAACGAAACCTTCCAGGCCAAGTTCATCCTGCAGGAGACCGAGGATGCCTCCTCCGCCATTCCCGGCCTGACCAAGGAACAGCAGGCGGAATTGAAAAATGCCACCGACGAGGCGACCAAACCCTTCCGCGACCGTCTCGCGACCGTCGATAAACAGTCCGAGGAACTCACCCCGCTCTATACCAAGGTCCAGAGCGAACTGGGCTACTGGCAGGCCGAGTATGAGCGCGAGCTCAACGGCCAGCGTTCCGGCCTGAAGGGCGAAGGTCCGCGCGCACGCTCGATCCGCTCCGACCAGCTCGACCCGCGCCGCGAGGAATCGAAGCGCCTCGGCGGCCTGCTGGAACACGTCTCCGCCGAGAAGGCCAAACTCCAGACCCAGATCCGCGAAGCCGAAAAGGGCGCCATCGGTACCTTCGAAGCCCACATGAAGGAAATCGAGGCCGCCAACAAAGCGGAAGCCGACCGCGTGGCCGGGCTCAAGCGCAAGGTGGAGGAGGACCAGGCCGGCCAATTCGTCACCCAACAGAACGCCTTGCGTGAAACCATCAAGCAGCAGATCGATAGCCGCTTGAAGGAACTCTCCCTGACCCAGGATGGACTGGCCCGCATTTCCAATGAGGAAGCCACCCGCCTCGACGCCATCCGCGCGGAGCCCCGCCGCGACATCCTCACGCAAACACTCGCTCTGCACCGCCTCTTCCAAAGCGGCGCGGAGGGCGGCGTCTTCGCCTTCTACACCTATCTGGTACTCACGCTCCTGTTCATGCTGGTGGACACCATCCCGCTAGTTGTGAAGTTCTTCACCAAGCCCGGTCCCTACGATTCGCTGGTGGATCGTGACGAAGTCACCTTCGACTCCGAGCACAAGGCGTTCCTCCAAAGCCACCGCCGCTACATGGGCCAGCTTGCCGAGGGCAACCTGCTCGCCGTCACCCGCAACAAGCGCCTCGAAAACGCGCTGGTGGATGGCGTGGAGCATTCCCGCGCCGCGCGTGAGTTCCTCGATTCGCTGATCGAGATGGAACGCGCGTTCTCGGAGAAGATGCACCTCGAACAGGAAGCCGCCGCAGCCGCCTCGCCGGAAAAGCTGGCCGCGCTGGAAGCGATCAAGCGCCGCTTCTATGAAGACATGCAGCACCGCATGGAAAGCTTCTTCGCGGGACAGAGAGCCATGTCATAACTCCTGCGGCCTGCGACAATTTGCGAAGAATTGTTTCTTCTCCAATAGCATGAGCGGATCTATCGGTTATCGGTAGATCCACTCATGCTGATGAAGACATCCCTCTTTCTCCTGCTCGCCCTCGTCGGTCACGCCACAGCCGATGAGACAGCGGACAAAGTCGCCGAAGAGCTCGCCGCCGCATATAAAAAGACTGGCGGCTTCATCGCGAAATACCATTCGGAGTCCAAAGGCAGAACCCTTGATGCCACTGTCGCCTTGGACATGACATCCGGACTGATGGTGAGCGAGACCAACATCCTGAATCCGGAAAAACCCGCGGACATCGGCCGGATGTGGAATATCCCGGGCGATGTGGTCTACATGCAGCGGGGAGATCACACCTTCAAAATAGAAGGGATGCTGGAGGACCTGAAATTCCTCAATCGTTTCTCCAACGCCGTTTCCTACGCATGGACCCCATACGATGCCAAGGCTCCTCCCTCCATACAGGACCCGACACTCGTCGGCGGCACCATGCTGACCACCGAGGGAATGACCACGGGGTTCGCTGGCAGCACGTCAGATTGGAAGCCGTTATGGTGGAAGAGCGTTCAAGGAGGCACCGTCCAGGCACAAAGCCCCGAGAGCGTAACCTTCCAAACCAAGGATGACGGCTTGGTGACCATCGAACGGGCGAGCGGCGTGCTTCTGAAGCAATCAACTCCAAACCAAGCCGGCTCCATCCGCACGCTCTCCGTGCAAGGCCCCATCATCCTCAATCCCGGCAAGGAGCGAGTGGCCGCACTGAGTGTTGGCTGGAGCACGGCGACCGTCGGTGTCAAAGGTTCCGGCTCCCTGACCAATACCGCCCGCGCCCTTCAATTCCAAGACATCATCGCGAAATTGGAACGCGGGCTCATTGATCTGGGGAAAATCGAGAAGGCACTCGAAGAGAGGAAAGGCGAGCTCCATCAGATCGCAATCAAATGGGCGAAATCCGGAGAACTCTCCCGGCACCCCCGCTGGAAAGCAGTCATGGATGTCTGCAAGGAAGAAGCCCGCAAGGTCTGGTTGAAGCAACTGCCCGACAGTGGCAAAGGTGCGGACGAAGAAGCCTTCGAAGCATTTCTGGGTTCATCCGCTTTCCGCTCTCAGGCACTTGCAGAGATGGCCAAAGGCATCGCGCAGAATGAAGACCTGCGGGCGAGAGCCCTTGATGAAATGTTCCAGCCGCGCTTGAGCGCCTCCAACGAAGCGGGAGAAGCAGCGAAAACCCTGCTGGAGGATGTCCTGGTTGCCGCTTACGCCGAAGCCATCATGGAACAGAAAGCACGAGAATACTGGGGCGAGCGCAAAGGCTTGGATTGAGCTTCCGGGCATGGCCGCACAGATTCGCGCCGTGGCCAGCTACCAGTCTCTCGAAGCCGAATTCCACGATCCTTTCTGGGAGGCGGAAGGACCGTCCGTGGAACTGCCGTTGCTCCAGACGTTCCTTGCCCACTTCCCGGGGCCATCGCTGGAGGTCGGATGCGGCTCGGGCCGCTTGTTGATTCCGCTGCTTCTGGAGGGCTTCGAAGTGGAAGGGCTGGAGCCATCCGCGGACATGATGGCGCTGTGCCGGAAGAAAACGGCGGTGATCGGCCTGGAGCCGGTACTGCATGCCGGCACGGTGGAGGATTTCAAATCGGATACGCTCTATTCCGCGATCGTCGTTCCGGCCTTCACGCTCCAGCTATGCCCCGACCCCGCGCTGGCGCTGCAGTGCATCGCCGGATTGCTGAAGCCGGAAGGAGGACTCTATCTCACCGTGTTCACACCGGATGCGGAGTTGGAAGGCGATCTGCCGGAGAACGAATGGTATCCCGATCACGAGGTGCGGTTGCCGGACGGGCGGATCGGCGGGTTGGAAACCAGGCACCGGATGGATCCCGCAAACCGCACGCTCCAACGCGAACACCGTTACACGCTGATGGATGCGGAGCGGAATCCGCTGGCGACGCATGAATGCTCGCAGACGCTGCGCTGGTTCGAACCTGATGAACTGCACGCGCTGCTGGTCGCCGCGGGCTTCGAGCACTTCGAAGGCATCGCCGAGTTCGAAGAAACATGCGCGTTTCCGGAAGAAGCAGACGCACAGATCCTCACGGTGATCGCACGCAGAAGCTGAGACTCTTCGTAAGCAGTCTCTCCTTCAGGAGGAACTACGTGCGAAGAACTTACTCCGCTTCCTTGCCAGCCAGCACTTCTTCCGGTTCGGAGGCTTCGGACTCGTCGCTCGATTCCGGCAGCTTGCGGAAGTGGACCTGGCCCACGCGGCGGCCGTCGGTGCTGGTCACCTTCGCCTCATAGCCGAGGATCTCGATCGTCTCGCCGGGCTCCGGGAAGCGGCCGAGCTGCTGGGTGATGTAGCCGCCCACGGTGGTGACCTCGCCGCTTTCCAGATAGAGTTCCTCCACGTAGCCGCTGAGGTCGTTGAGGGTCATCGTGCCTTCGATGACGAATTCATCGTCATTGATGCGGTTGAACGAGGAACGTTCGTTGTCGAACTCGTCCTGGATGTCGCCCACCAGCTCCTCGATCACATTGTCGAGGAACACGATGCCAACGGGTGTGCCGAACTCGTCCACGACCATTGCCAGATGCGCGTGCTCACGCAGGAAGAACTTGAGCAGCGTGTCGAGCGGCATGGTGTCCGGCACGATCTTCAGCTCGCGCTTGATCCGCATCAGATCCGGATCCGGCTGGCTGACCAGCTTGAGCAGGTCCTTGATATGGATCAGGCCGATGGCGTGGTCGAGGTGGCCCTTGATCAGCGGGAAACGGGTGTGCTTGCTGCGCTGGGCGATTTCCAGCGCTTTCTCGAAGGGCTGGTCGGCATCGAGCGCCACCACGCGGGCGCGCGGCGTCATCACGTCGCGGACCCAGAGTTCGTTCAGCTCCAGCGCGTTGATCAGGATCTCGCGCTCGGTTTCGGTCACTTCCTGGGCGCGCTCGCTCTCGGCGAAGAGCAGCGCCAGCTCGGCCGCGGAGTGGACATGCTCGCCCTCGCTGACCGGATCGATGCGGAAGATCACCTTCAGCAGCCAGTTCGCAGTGCCGTTGAGCATCGCGATACCCCATTTGAAGGTCTTGTAAAACACATGCAGCGGCGCGGCCAGCAACAAGGTGGTGACGACCGCCTTGCGGATGGCGATGGATTTCGGCAGCAGCTCGCCGATCACCACGTGCAGGAAGGTGAAGGAGCCGATCGCCAGGATGAAGGAAATGATCGAGCCCACCTTCGCGGGCACGCCAATCATCAACAACAGCGGATTGACCAGCGCCTCAACGAACGGCTCACCAAGGAAACCGAGCGCCAGCGAGGCGATGGTGATGCCGAGCTGGGTGGCGGAAAGGTAGCCATCGAGATGCCCCACCACATGCTGGGCGGTGCTCATGCGGGTCGGCCTGTCCTTGTTGCCGGTCTCCAGCTGGCTCGGACGGACCTTCACGATCGCGAATTCCGAAGCCACGAAGAAGGCGTTCAGCAGCAGGAAGAAGACGATGCCCAGCAGGTAGAGCAGGCAGACGCCGAGCGATGGCAGCTCATGAGGCGCTTCGTGCCCGCCTTCCACGGCGAGCAGGGTGATGAGGGAGAAAATGGACATCGCAGGAGTTCAGAGTTTCTCGTAGACGCCTTTGTCGCGTCTTTCGAGGACGGTGAATCCCGCGGCCTTGGCATCGCTGATGGACAGCGGCTTGGCGATTTTGGGAGTATTGACCCGGGAGATGACTTTCTTCACCGGGTGCTTGCACAACGGACACTTCTCCAGCGGCGCGCGGTCTACAGGGCGGCGCAGCTCGAACCCTCGGGCGCAGATGCGGCACGATCGTTCGGGATCCTCAGGAGCTTCTGAAACGTATTCGTAGATGGGCATGAAAAAGACCCGGGAGCGGGTAGTTTCCGTCCCGGGTCGAAATGTAGCGCGTGTCGTGCCAGCTTACCAGCTCGACTTGGTCACGCCCGGAATCATACCGGCGCTGGCAAGTTCGCGGAAGCTGATACGGGAAAGCTTGAAGCGGCGCAGGAAGGCGCGGCGGCGGCCGCTGAATTCGCAGCGGTTCACCAAGCGCGTCGG belongs to Luteolibacter ambystomatis and includes:
- the rpsN gene encoding 30S ribosomal protein S14 — protein: MAKKSWIARNERKAQTVAKYADLRQKLKEEKDYVGLTLLPRDASPTRLVNRCEFSGRRRAFLRRFKLSRISFRELASAGMIPGVTKSSW
- a CDS encoding hemolysin family protein, with translation MSIFSLITLLAVEGGHEAPHELPSLGVCLLYLLGIVFFLLLNAFFVASEFAIVKVRPSQLETGNKDRPTRMSTAQHVVGHLDGYLSATQLGITIASLALGFLGEPFVEALVNPLLLMIGVPAKVGSIISFILAIGSFTFLHVVIGELLPKSIAIRKAVVTTLLLAAPLHVFYKTFKWGIAMLNGTANWLLKVIFRIDPVSEGEHVHSAAELALLFAESERAQEVTETEREILINALELNELWVRDVMTPRARVVALDADQPFEKALEIAQRSKHTRFPLIKGHLDHAIGLIHIKDLLKLVSQPDPDLMRIKRELKIVPDTMPLDTLLKFFLREHAHLAMVVDEFGTPVGIVFLDNVIEELVGDIQDEFDNERSSFNRINDDEFVIEGTMTLNDLSGYVEELYLESGEVTTVGGYITQQLGRFPEPGETIEILGYEAKVTSTDGRRVGQVHFRKLPESSDESEASEPEEVLAGKEAE
- the cas2 gene encoding CRISPR-associated endonuclease Cas2, with amino-acid sequence MDPNHYKMGWLMVAFDLPVKTKAERKRATDFRKFLLDDGFQMIQFSVYARPCVTFARQETHLRRIRLAVPEEGSIRAIYITKAQWERAYIIHGKPAKEAPPEEIPEQIQLW
- the dgt gene encoding dGTP triphosphohydrolase; protein product: MRNRFYQAWDFERRSGKTDEGDYRSPFQIDRDRVLHTPTFRRLQNKTQVFWSGEYDFYRTRLTHSLEVAQIGKAICHWLETRPDGPLEPDYTVDQDLVEAVCLSHDLGHPPFGHAGERTLNFLMRGHGGFEGNAQTLRLLTDRIFSARRTGMDPTRAFMDGVLKYKSLWTELKAATGAEPEHHFLYDEQHHHLDWAMGGNDFPLELPPGPVRDGFKSIECQIMDWADDTAYSLNDLSDSVRAGFLTISKIEAWAEANGVEKGEGTPLGDLIRAIRRKRVDPLVGRRIGSYIQATRLESDVNFLSGLTNRYRYHLAIDPDVKAESKLFKKLAFEVVFLSPQLKQLEHKGSRMLRQLWEVLGQRYVRGETIDGQDFQLLAADTVSEITAAPDENGRARLVCDFLAGMTDGYAARTYKRLFMPDFGSIGDLIG
- a CDS encoding DUF4407 domain-containing protein; translated protein: MKSSPIKRLFFWLSGAGTETLEQCPAWEQRKYVAFGATVLVPCAFAFIACAYALSTLTQNPQVIYPVAAVWAFIILTIDRALIAGYRPYLSWTRKLSQFALRLCVAVLMGLTIAHPLVLLLFRDTVSAVIEKDRAAEVETVRGGFENEKTKIRGEITKLETAIAEQRQKWNETFQAKFILQETEDASSAIPGLTKEQQAELKNATDEATKPFRDRLATVDKQSEELTPLYTKVQSELGYWQAEYERELNGQRSGLKGEGPRARSIRSDQLDPRREESKRLGGLLEHVSAEKAKLQTQIREAEKGAIGTFEAHMKEIEAANKAEADRVAGLKRKVEEDQAGQFVTQQNALRETIKQQIDSRLKELSLTQDGLARISNEEATRLDAIRAEPRRDILTQTLALHRLFQSGAEGGVFAFYTYLVLTLLFMLVDTIPLVVKFFTKPGPYDSLVDRDEVTFDSEHKAFLQSHRRYMGQLAEGNLLAVTRNKRLENALVDGVEHSRAAREFLDSLIEMERAFSEKMHLEQEAAAAASPEKLAALEAIKRRFYEDMQHRMESFFAGQRAMS
- a CDS encoding FmdB family zinc ribbon protein — encoded protein: MPIYEYVSEAPEDPERSCRICARGFELRRPVDRAPLEKCPLCKHPVKKVISRVNTPKIAKPLSISDAKAAGFTVLERRDKGVYEKL
- a CDS encoding class I SAM-dependent methyltransferase; its protein translation is MAAQIRAVASYQSLEAEFHDPFWEAEGPSVELPLLQTFLAHFPGPSLEVGCGSGRLLIPLLLEGFEVEGLEPSADMMALCRKKTAVIGLEPVLHAGTVEDFKSDTLYSAIVVPAFTLQLCPDPALALQCIAGLLKPEGGLYLTVFTPDAELEGDLPENEWYPDHEVRLPDGRIGGLETRHRMDPANRTLQREHRYTLMDAERNPLATHECSQTLRWFEPDELHALLVAAGFEHFEGIAEFEETCAFPEEADAQILTVIARRS
- the cas1 gene encoding type II CRISPR-associated endonuclease Cas1, with the protein product MSYHIVSIDSPDCSLSCKDGQLTCKSADGERRLPLEDIAAIIVTSFSASIHSKLLLEAAKHGVGLIICENFKPASLVLPANRATDTLLTRAQAYIPAQLKQRLWQKTIDSKCMNQFSLAAELAPGDERLERLGKLARGRFASKEAECAKAFWRIYADRVAETDDFRRRRDGDGPNPLLNYGYAVLLSTVLQNLFAVGLDPTFGIAHATRENSTPLAYDLMEPFRPCVDWRVADWIRRHPDEKDWQVTREFRQWVTAFPLEKVDYFDLTLDIRGVIEGAVRSFRQAVTTAQSGPYRPWTRTTTKWAG